In a single window of the Harpia harpyja isolate bHarHar1 chromosome 3, bHarHar1 primary haplotype, whole genome shotgun sequence genome:
- the MAPK1IP1L gene encoding MAPK-interacting and spindle-stabilizing protein-like isoform X1: MKPFRKERISKMSGTDDFSLADALPDQSPAKTSKVSSTKPGQQPGQPPQGWPASNPWNNPSAPPTAPAGLPPNTSASSVPFGPPPTGMYPSMPPGPPAPFPPPPTGPSCPPPGGPYPPPTVPGPVPPGQYPPPNMPFPELPRPYGGPTEPAAPPAPVGPWGSMPSGAWGPTMGGQYPAPSMPYPPPGPYSAPTQTPGAAPTVPWGTVPPGTWGPSPPGPFPPPTGSYPAPGLYPTPPNPFQVPSGPAGAPSMPGGPHPYR, from the exons CAAAATGTCTGGAACTGATGATTTTTCG TTGGCAGATGCTTTACCAGATCAGTCGCCTGCTAAAACCTCCAAAGTGAGCAGTACAAAACCCGGTCAACAGCCTGGTCAGCCACCGCAGGGTTGGCCAGCTTCGAATCCTTGGAACAACCCAAGCGCTCCCCCTACGGCGCCAGCCGGACTGCCACCAAATACGTCCGCTTCCAGCGTGCCATTCGGACCTCCACCAACAGGAATGTATCCTTCAATGCCCCCTGGACCGCCTgctccatttcctcctcctcctactGGACCCTCTTGCCCTCCTCCTGGTGGTCCATATCCACCCCCAACTGTGCCAGGTCCTGTCCCACCAGGGCAATATCCTCCACCAAATATGCCCTTTCCAGAGCTTCCAAGACCTTATGGTGGTCCAACAGAGCCAGCTGCACCTCCTGCTCCCGTTGGGCCATGGGGATCCATGCCCTCTGGAGCATGGGGACCAACAATGGGAGGGCAGTATCCTGCACCTAGCATGCCATATCCACCCCCAGGGCCATATTCCGCTCCTACCCAGACTCCAGGGGCTGCGCCAACAGTACCATGGGGTACGGTCCCACCTGGAACATGGGGACCTTCACCGCCAGGTCCATTTCCTCCACCCACAGGATCATATCCAGCTCCAGGACTATATCCTACGCCCCCTAATCCTTTTCAAGTGCCATCTGGTCCTGCTGGTGCTCCATCAATGCCTGGTGGTCCCCAT CCTTACCGTTGA
- the MAPK1IP1L gene encoding MAPK-interacting and spindle-stabilizing protein-like isoform X2, whose amino-acid sequence MSGTDDFSLADALPDQSPAKTSKVSSTKPGQQPGQPPQGWPASNPWNNPSAPPTAPAGLPPNTSASSVPFGPPPTGMYPSMPPGPPAPFPPPPTGPSCPPPGGPYPPPTVPGPVPPGQYPPPNMPFPELPRPYGGPTEPAAPPAPVGPWGSMPSGAWGPTMGGQYPAPSMPYPPPGPYSAPTQTPGAAPTVPWGTVPPGTWGPSPPGPFPPPTGSYPAPGLYPTPPNPFQVPSGPAGAPSMPGGPHPYR is encoded by the exons ATGTCTGGAACTGATGATTTTTCG TTGGCAGATGCTTTACCAGATCAGTCGCCTGCTAAAACCTCCAAAGTGAGCAGTACAAAACCCGGTCAACAGCCTGGTCAGCCACCGCAGGGTTGGCCAGCTTCGAATCCTTGGAACAACCCAAGCGCTCCCCCTACGGCGCCAGCCGGACTGCCACCAAATACGTCCGCTTCCAGCGTGCCATTCGGACCTCCACCAACAGGAATGTATCCTTCAATGCCCCCTGGACCGCCTgctccatttcctcctcctcctactGGACCCTCTTGCCCTCCTCCTGGTGGTCCATATCCACCCCCAACTGTGCCAGGTCCTGTCCCACCAGGGCAATATCCTCCACCAAATATGCCCTTTCCAGAGCTTCCAAGACCTTATGGTGGTCCAACAGAGCCAGCTGCACCTCCTGCTCCCGTTGGGCCATGGGGATCCATGCCCTCTGGAGCATGGGGACCAACAATGGGAGGGCAGTATCCTGCACCTAGCATGCCATATCCACCCCCAGGGCCATATTCCGCTCCTACCCAGACTCCAGGGGCTGCGCCAACAGTACCATGGGGTACGGTCCCACCTGGAACATGGGGACCTTCACCGCCAGGTCCATTTCCTCCACCCACAGGATCATATCCAGCTCCAGGACTATATCCTACGCCCCCTAATCCTTTTCAAGTGCCATCTGGTCCTGCTGGTGCTCCATCAATGCCTGGTGGTCCCCAT CCTTACCGTTGA